In Edaphobacter paludis, a single window of DNA contains:
- a CDS encoding elongation factor P, whose amino-acid sequence MAVLIEAINIKRKTLFELDNAPYACLDSDITTPTARGGQTLVRLKMRNLLTSAVFEKTFKASDKFKEPDLQLVPASYLYSDGEGSHFLDQESYETLTLDEGMIGNALDFLTEGALIQLHKYNGNPIGLQLPMFVELNVTYAEPAARGDSSSGSGTKLAKLETGLEIRVPPFIKEGEKVKVATETGEFAGRADKS is encoded by the coding sequence ATGGCCGTATTGATTGAAGCGATCAACATCAAGCGCAAGACCTTGTTCGAGCTTGACAATGCTCCCTATGCCTGTCTGGATTCAGACATCACCACCCCAACCGCTCGCGGCGGCCAGACCCTGGTGCGCCTGAAGATGCGCAACCTCCTTACCAGCGCGGTCTTTGAAAAGACCTTCAAGGCAAGCGACAAGTTCAAGGAGCCGGACCTCCAGCTAGTCCCCGCCTCCTATCTCTACAGCGACGGCGAGGGCTCTCACTTCCTCGATCAGGAGAGCTACGAGACCCTCACACTCGACGAGGGCATGATCGGCAATGCATTGGACTTCCTGACCGAGGGCGCATTGATCCAGTTGCATAAGTACAACGGCAACCCCATCGGCCTGCAACTGCCCATGTTCGTCGAGCTGAACGTCACCTACGCAGAACCGGCGGCGCGTGGCGACTCCTCAAGCGGCAGCGGAACCAAGCTGGCCAAGTTGGAGACCGGTCTCGAAATCCGTGTTCCCCCCTTCATCAAAGAAGGAGAAAAGGTCAAAGTGGCCACAGAAACGGGAGAATTTGCCGGGCGAGCAGACAAATCCTGA
- the ftsA gene encoding cell division protein FtsA, translating into MNQKQENLITVVDAGSAKSCVLVAELLDGVLRYRGHGIEPSRGMRKGLIAELGPAAEAINRAALTAERTAKAVIETAVVGIGGTHVRGVNSRGGISMGNRMREITREEVRAAVDRARSVALPPDREVLHLLPQEFILDDQAGIHDPVGMVGNKLEVNLHLSTCSGGVSQSVITCANRAGLEVLDTVYEGIAAAESVLSADERELGVCIADIGSSTTELAVYFEGSIAHTAVLPIGGDHFTNDLAVGLHVTVEEAEELKKIYGHCVVTAVPQLNEIEVGGNLAYSGGQPARLVRQRFLAEILEPRARELFTMLRDNLRNGGVLEALGAGCVLTGGGANLIGLLDNAESLLRVPARIGFPVPLSRMPDELAKPEFAAVIGMLLYTHRTQVRKASEEQGLRSKLKAIFAGSF; encoded by the coding sequence GTGAATCAGAAGCAGGAAAACTTAATTACGGTAGTGGATGCGGGCAGCGCCAAGAGCTGCGTACTGGTTGCGGAGCTGCTGGATGGCGTGCTTCGTTACCGCGGACACGGCATTGAGCCGTCGCGTGGGATGCGGAAGGGTTTGATTGCAGAACTGGGTCCGGCAGCGGAGGCGATCAATCGCGCGGCGCTGACGGCGGAGCGCACAGCGAAAGCAGTGATTGAGACCGCAGTTGTAGGCATTGGCGGGACGCATGTTCGCGGGGTGAACTCGCGCGGCGGCATCAGCATGGGCAACCGGATGCGTGAGATTACGCGCGAGGAAGTACGCGCCGCTGTAGATCGCGCTCGAAGTGTGGCGCTGCCTCCTGACCGCGAGGTACTGCATCTGTTGCCGCAGGAGTTCATTCTCGATGATCAGGCGGGAATTCATGATCCGGTCGGAATGGTGGGGAATAAGCTCGAGGTGAATCTGCATCTGTCGACCTGTTCGGGCGGCGTGTCGCAGAGCGTGATTACTTGCGCGAACCGAGCCGGGCTTGAGGTATTGGATACGGTTTATGAGGGCATCGCCGCAGCTGAGTCGGTGCTGAGTGCCGATGAGAGGGAGCTTGGCGTTTGCATCGCTGACATCGGGTCGAGCACGACGGAGCTGGCGGTTTATTTTGAGGGCTCGATCGCGCATACGGCCGTGCTGCCGATTGGCGGCGACCACTTTACGAACGACCTTGCTGTGGGACTGCATGTGACCGTCGAAGAGGCCGAAGAGTTGAAGAAGATTTATGGGCACTGCGTGGTGACGGCGGTGCCGCAGTTGAATGAGATTGAGGTCGGCGGGAATCTGGCCTATTCGGGCGGACAACCGGCGCGGCTGGTGCGGCAGCGGTTTCTGGCGGAGATTCTGGAGCCTCGCGCGCGCGAGTTGTTCACCATGCTGCGCGACAATCTGCGTAACGGCGGCGTGCTCGAAGCGCTTGGCGCGGGCTGTGTGCTGACCGGCGGCGGCGCGAACCTGATCGGCCTGCTGGACAACGCGGAGAGCCTGTTGCGGGTCCCGGCGCGGATCGGGTTTCCGGTACCGCTCTCGCGTATGCCGGATGAACTGGCGAAGCCGGAGTTTGCGGCGGTAATCGGAATGCTGCTCTATACGCATCGGACGCAGGTGCGGAAGGCCAGCGAGGAACAGGGCCTGCGGTCAAAACTGAAGGCCATCTTTGCCGGAAGTTTCTAG
- a CDS encoding FtsQ-type POTRA domain-containing protein produces MPRRKSPAPARKLRRELTEDFADDFPDESDAPAGRRQRGVQLRFRWGLPKTKWSRIAAGAALALLAGLCFGALLLVRDSVMHDPRFFIQSASSIEIQGNVHLTRDELVNIFGEDVERNIFYVSLAQRRAHLQQLPWVEHATVMRLLPNRLRVSIVERTPVAFVRQGSQIGLVDASGVLLDMPQHGDAHYSFPVVTGIAAADPLSTRAARMKIFEQFTSDLDSSGEKISQKLSEVDLSNPEDVKALIPDDGKDVLVHFGDTDFLNRYRKFEEHLAEWRTQYPTLSSVDMRYERQVVLEMQPGTSGASAASVPTTPGAANSADVSTPTTAAKPAVKPPAKAHIKAAKKAPISKWKPAAKAKSHKVSAKAHPRVVHHATQGSHYHSSQVVHP; encoded by the coding sequence GTGCCAAGACGGAAGTCTCCGGCGCCTGCGAGAAAGCTGCGCCGTGAACTGACCGAGGATTTTGCCGATGACTTTCCTGATGAAAGTGACGCTCCGGCGGGACGGCGGCAGAGGGGCGTGCAGCTACGGTTTCGCTGGGGACTGCCAAAGACGAAGTGGAGCAGGATAGCTGCTGGGGCTGCGCTGGCCCTGCTGGCCGGGCTTTGCTTTGGAGCCTTGCTGCTGGTGAGAGACAGCGTAATGCACGACCCGCGATTTTTTATCCAGTCTGCGTCTTCGATCGAGATTCAAGGCAATGTCCATCTGACGCGCGATGAACTGGTCAATATCTTTGGGGAAGACGTCGAGCGAAATATCTTTTACGTCTCGCTGGCCCAGCGACGCGCCCATTTGCAGCAGTTGCCCTGGGTGGAACATGCGACGGTGATGCGGCTGTTGCCAAACCGGCTGCGGGTGTCGATTGTGGAACGGACACCGGTGGCGTTTGTGCGCCAAGGCAGCCAAATTGGACTGGTCGACGCGAGTGGCGTGTTGCTGGATATGCCGCAGCATGGCGATGCGCACTACTCGTTTCCTGTGGTGACGGGAATTGCGGCGGCCGATCCGCTGTCGACCCGGGCTGCGAGGATGAAGATCTTTGAGCAGTTCACGTCGGATCTGGACAGTTCGGGGGAGAAGATCTCGCAGAAGTTGAGCGAGGTTGACTTATCGAATCCCGAAGATGTGAAGGCGCTGATTCCCGATGACGGGAAGGATGTGCTGGTCCATTTTGGAGACACCGATTTTCTGAACCGCTACCGGAAGTTCGAGGAGCATCTGGCCGAGTGGAGAACGCAGTACCCCACGTTGTCGTCGGTGGACATGCGGTATGAGCGGCAAGTGGTGTTGGAGATGCAACCTGGGACTTCGGGAGCTTCGGCTGCTTCAGTTCCCACGACGCCGGGTGCTGCGAATAGTGCTGACGTGTCGACTCCGACAACTGCTGCGAAGCCGGCGGTGAAGCCGCCCGCAAAAGCCCATATCAAGGCAGCGAAGAAGGCCCCGATTTCGAAGTGGAAGCCAGCGGCGAAGGCTAAGTCTCACAAGGTATCTGCGAAGGCTCACCCGCGAGTGGTACATCACGCAACCCAAGGTTCCCATTATCATTCTTCACAGGTGGTCCATCCGTGA
- the ftsY gene encoding signal recognition particle-docking protein FtsY: MAFSLFGKRDKPEQQPDQPTATPAAVSTPEPVEKRGFFDRMKQAVTRTRESFTESIGSVIALTREVDESTLIGLEPVLLAADIGSTTTALVLENLRQRALRTGIQGGNELKQLLKAELKQILDGVSQPVRHPSTPPEVIMMVGVNGTGKTTTSGKLAALFSSQGRTVLLCAADTFRAAAIEQLEVWAQRSDVPIIKTKQGGDPSAALYDACSAAKARGTQVLIVDTAGRLHTKTDLMKELDKMRRTAEKLVPGAPHQTLLVMDATTGQNGLTQARLFTEAARVTGIVLTKLDGTAKGGIVLAIATELKLPVLYAGVGEKMEDILPFDSGTFIDTLLD, from the coding sequence ATGGCATTCTCTCTCTTCGGCAAACGCGACAAACCTGAGCAGCAACCCGACCAGCCCACCGCCACACCAGCGGCTGTGTCCACTCCAGAACCAGTGGAGAAACGCGGCTTCTTCGACCGCATGAAGCAGGCGGTCACCCGCACTCGCGAGTCCTTTACCGAGTCCATCGGCTCCGTCATCGCGCTCACCCGCGAGGTCGACGAGTCCACCCTCATCGGCCTCGAACCCGTCCTCCTGGCCGCCGACATTGGCAGCACCACGACAGCCCTCGTCCTCGAAAACCTACGCCAGCGCGCCCTTCGCACCGGCATTCAAGGCGGCAATGAGCTCAAGCAACTGCTCAAAGCCGAGCTGAAGCAGATTCTCGACGGCGTATCGCAGCCCGTCCGTCACCCTTCCACGCCGCCCGAAGTCATCATGATGGTTGGCGTTAATGGCACTGGCAAAACGACCACCTCCGGCAAACTGGCCGCCCTCTTCAGTTCGCAGGGCCGCACTGTCCTGCTCTGTGCCGCTGATACCTTCCGCGCCGCCGCCATTGAGCAACTTGAGGTCTGGGCGCAGCGCTCCGATGTCCCCATCATCAAAACAAAGCAGGGCGGAGACCCGAGTGCTGCCCTCTACGACGCCTGCTCCGCCGCCAAGGCTCGAGGTACGCAAGTCCTCATCGTAGATACCGCAGGCCGTCTTCACACCAAGACCGACCTGATGAAGGAACTCGACAAGATGCGCCGCACCGCCGAAAAGCTTGTGCCCGGCGCACCACACCAGACTCTCCTCGTCATGGATGCAACGACAGGTCAAAATGGCCTGACGCAAGCCCGCCTCTTTACCGAAGCTGCCCGCGTCACCGGCATCGTCCTCACCAAACTCGACGGCACTGCCAAGGGCGGCATCGTTCTGGCCATCGCCACCGAACTCAAGCTCCCCGTCCTCTACGCCGGCGTAGGCGAAAAGATGGAAGACATCCTCCCCTTCGACAGCGGCACCTTCATCGACACATTGCTCGACTGA
- the ftsZ gene encoding cell division protein FtsZ, with translation MSNLPDDDIRIHYHEEIPRGAKIKVIGVGGGGNNAVNRMIAANVEGVEFIAANTDVQALQSSNAAVKLQLGVKLTSGLGAGSNPDVGRRAALEDSDKIIESLEGADMVFVTAGLGGGTGTGAAPVIASLASEMGALTVAVVTRPFGFEGKRRMMQAERGMQELLESVDTLIVIPNEKLLAVAKDAGFFESFRIADDVLRQAVQGISDIITIPGVINRDFADVKTTMAGMGYAVMGTAQRAGQNRAMEAAMAAMASPLLEAGAIDGARGILINITGSSSLKLSEVNEASGIIQSAAHEDANIIFGAVQDETMGDEVKITVIATGFKQQEMPQRRERMLAEATLPTMRYDVPIQPRVSTVRAATSRFASEAEFEAGPDIEPEDSSRAQRPVARVESGAAPELVPVPASVFDDDFFQGAGHGEGADGDEVSERSREASHSFTPGRVQQQENVRVVMAEPGEAAASAESDELDIPAFLRRGN, from the coding sequence ATGTCCAATCTGCCCGACGACGATATCCGAATTCACTATCACGAAGAGATTCCGCGCGGGGCGAAGATCAAGGTGATTGGCGTGGGCGGCGGCGGCAATAATGCCGTAAACCGCATGATTGCGGCTAATGTCGAGGGTGTCGAATTTATTGCGGCGAATACGGATGTTCAGGCGCTGCAGTCGTCGAATGCAGCGGTGAAGTTGCAGTTGGGCGTGAAGCTGACCAGCGGGTTGGGTGCGGGGTCGAACCCGGATGTGGGGCGGCGGGCGGCGCTGGAGGATTCGGACAAGATCATCGAGTCGCTCGAAGGCGCGGACATGGTTTTCGTCACGGCGGGGCTGGGCGGAGGCACCGGAACAGGCGCTGCTCCGGTGATTGCTTCGCTGGCGAGCGAGATGGGTGCGCTGACGGTTGCCGTGGTGACGCGGCCGTTCGGGTTTGAAGGCAAGCGGCGCATGATGCAGGCTGAGCGCGGGATGCAGGAGCTTCTGGAGTCGGTCGATACGCTGATCGTGATTCCGAATGAGAAGCTGCTGGCAGTCGCGAAAGACGCCGGGTTTTTTGAGAGCTTCAGGATCGCCGACGATGTTTTGCGGCAGGCCGTGCAGGGGATCTCCGACATTATTACGATTCCGGGCGTGATTAATCGCGACTTTGCCGATGTAAAGACTACGATGGCTGGCATGGGTTATGCGGTCATGGGAACGGCGCAGCGAGCGGGCCAGAACCGGGCCATGGAGGCCGCGATGGCCGCGATGGCTTCGCCGCTGTTGGAGGCGGGAGCGATCGATGGAGCGCGAGGAATTTTGATCAACATCACCGGGTCGAGCAGCCTGAAGCTGAGCGAGGTGAATGAGGCATCGGGGATCATCCAGAGCGCGGCGCATGAGGACGCGAACATCATATTTGGCGCGGTGCAGGACGAGACGATGGGCGATGAGGTGAAGATTACGGTGATCGCAACCGGCTTCAAGCAGCAGGAGATGCCGCAGCGGCGGGAGCGGATGCTGGCCGAGGCGACGTTGCCGACGATGCGGTATGACGTGCCGATTCAGCCGCGGGTGTCCACGGTACGGGCGGCCACGTCGCGTTTTGCGAGCGAGGCGGAGTTTGAGGCGGGACCGGACATTGAGCCGGAGGATTCTTCGCGAGCGCAGCGGCCGGTAGCGAGAGTTGAATCGGGAGCGGCGCCGGAACTGGTTCCTGTGCCGGCTTCGGTCTTTGACGATGACTTTTTTCAGGGCGCCGGACATGGAGAGGGTGCCGATGGGGACGAAGTTTCGGAGCGTAGCCGGGAGGCAAGTCACTCTTTCACGCCAGGGCGCGTCCAACAACAGGAGAATGTTCGAGTTGTGATGGCGGAACCGGGAGAGGCAGCGGCGTCGGCGGAGTCGGATGAACTGGATATTCCCGCATTTCTGCGGCGCGGAAACTGA
- a CDS encoding DUF202 domain-containing protein — translation MTESSSAAQNPQSYLAAERTFLAWIRTGLALMGFGFVVARFGLFLREAQRFIHAGSAESSVFSLWSGTGLVLLGVVVLVVSVVRYRDNILRLQRGDIPQTSPSRVAMGTAVVLAVLGLAIAGYLLYFR, via the coding sequence GTGACGGAGAGTTCCTCCGCTGCGCAGAATCCTCAGAGCTATCTGGCCGCAGAACGAACCTTTCTGGCCTGGATCAGGACCGGGCTGGCGTTAATGGGCTTCGGGTTTGTGGTGGCGCGGTTTGGGCTGTTTCTGCGGGAGGCGCAGAGATTCATTCATGCAGGGAGCGCCGAGTCATCGGTTTTCTCGTTGTGGAGCGGGACAGGGCTGGTGCTGCTGGGTGTTGTCGTCCTTGTGGTGTCGGTGGTGCGTTATAGGGATAACATTTTGCGACTGCAACGGGGGGATATACCGCAGACCTCTCCATCGCGCGTAGCGATGGGTACAGCGGTTGTGCTGGCAGTTCTGGGATTGGCGATTGCCGGCTATCTGCTGTACTTCCGATAG
- a CDS encoding efflux RND transporter periplasmic adaptor subunit, which produces MNARNRILILLGILLVISLCSYLFSTNRSTDLQLIGTVDANEVVVSSRIPGRIQKLTVDEGDTVTAGELIATIQSDDLTAARNAAEAAASSQHFKLQESQDTERQTSGSTSSQVTNAEAQLKVAQAALLQAQAQYEHQQADSNRTIALAKQGVMSQQASEEAATSLRALQAAVDSAKQSVAAANASLKLAIANTIQAQAAAKTVAATRSDVQNAKALLNQAQVELNYANVLAPISGKINVRAARQGEVVAAGTPIVTITDLTQTWVYAPLPETEADSVKLGDSLRVVMPSGETIQGKVINKSAEADFATQRDVSRRKRDIKTIELKLLIPNPGMKYTLGMTAEVYVPKDKLVNQ; this is translated from the coding sequence ATGAACGCCCGTAACCGCATCCTGATCCTGTTGGGCATCCTGCTGGTCATTTCGCTTTGCTCGTATCTGTTTTCGACAAATCGCTCGACCGACCTCCAGTTAATCGGCACCGTCGATGCCAACGAAGTTGTAGTCAGCTCCCGCATTCCGGGCCGCATCCAAAAGCTCACTGTCGACGAAGGCGACACCGTCACCGCAGGCGAACTCATCGCCACGATCCAAAGCGACGACCTAACCGCCGCCCGCAACGCTGCCGAGGCCGCAGCATCCAGCCAGCACTTCAAGCTGCAGGAGTCTCAGGACACCGAGCGCCAGACCAGCGGCAGCACCTCCAGTCAGGTAACGAACGCCGAAGCCCAATTAAAGGTAGCGCAGGCCGCACTTCTGCAAGCGCAGGCTCAATACGAGCATCAACAGGCCGACAGCAATCGCACCATCGCTCTCGCTAAACAAGGCGTCATGAGCCAGCAGGCGAGCGAAGAAGCTGCCACCTCCCTGCGCGCCTTGCAAGCTGCCGTAGACTCCGCAAAGCAAAGCGTGGCTGCGGCCAATGCCTCTCTCAAGCTCGCCATAGCCAACACCATCCAGGCGCAGGCCGCAGCCAAAACCGTGGCCGCCACCCGCAGCGACGTGCAGAACGCGAAGGCGCTGCTCAATCAGGCACAGGTTGAGCTTAACTACGCCAACGTCCTCGCTCCCATCTCCGGCAAGATCAACGTACGCGCTGCCCGGCAAGGCGAAGTCGTGGCTGCCGGAACTCCTATCGTCACCATCACCGACCTCACGCAAACCTGGGTCTACGCTCCCCTTCCCGAAACCGAGGCCGACTCCGTGAAGCTCGGCGACAGTCTCCGCGTAGTTATGCCGAGCGGCGAAACTATCCAGGGCAAAGTCATCAACAAGTCCGCAGAAGCGGACTTCGCCACCCAACGCGACGTCAGCCGCCGCAAGCGCGACATCAAGACCATCGAGCTCAAGCTTCTCATCCCAAACCCCGGCATGAAGTACACCCTCGGCATGACCGCCGAAGTCTACGTCCCCAAAGATAAGCTGGTGAACCAATGA
- the murC gene encoding UDP-N-acetylmuramate--L-alanine ligase, whose protein sequence is MFAPTQRIHFIGIGGIGMSGIAEILLTMGYAVSGSDLRRSAVTERLVGLGARVFEGHAALNAAASDVVVTSSAVSKDNPEVVEARARKIPVIQRAEMLAELMRLKYGIAVAGMHGKTTTTSMIAAVLAGGGLDPTVVVGGRVDSLGSNARLGNSHYLVAEADESDRSFLKLSPVLGVVTNLDREHMDCYSDMADVESVFVEFMDRVPFYGATTACIDNELLRAVLPRVRRKVYTYGASEDADFRLERMEKEDTCHARFEVNYKGLVMGPFRLHVPGKHNVLNATAAVAIGVQLGVAPEQIAAGLDSFRGVDRRFQVKGVERGVTVVDDYGHHPTEIVATLQAAQECGYGRVLVLFQPHRFTRTRDLMEDFAGAFGDADVVTVLDIYAASEEPIAGVDAGALVKAIAAAGSARVEYAASIAAAVEAVVREARKGDVVLTLGAGSVSQAGTMILEGLRNS, encoded by the coding sequence TTGTTTGCGCCTACGCAGCGGATCCACTTTATCGGGATCGGCGGGATTGGGATGAGTGGGATTGCTGAGATCTTGCTGACGATGGGCTATGCGGTCTCGGGCAGCGATCTCCGGCGCAGCGCGGTGACGGAGCGGCTGGTGGGACTTGGAGCAAGAGTATTTGAGGGCCATGCGGCGCTGAATGCGGCGGCCAGCGATGTGGTGGTTACCAGTTCGGCGGTGAGCAAGGACAATCCCGAGGTGGTTGAGGCGCGGGCTCGCAAGATTCCCGTGATTCAGCGGGCGGAGATGCTGGCGGAGTTGATGCGGTTGAAGTATGGGATCGCTGTGGCCGGCATGCATGGAAAAACGACGACGACATCGATGATTGCTGCGGTATTGGCGGGTGGCGGCCTTGATCCTACGGTGGTGGTTGGCGGGCGCGTGGATTCGCTGGGATCGAATGCCCGGCTGGGGAACTCGCATTATTTAGTGGCGGAGGCGGACGAGAGTGACCGGTCGTTCTTGAAGCTGTCGCCGGTGCTGGGCGTGGTGACGAATCTCGACCGCGAGCATATGGATTGCTATTCGGATATGGCGGACGTTGAAAGCGTGTTCGTCGAGTTCATGGATCGTGTGCCGTTTTATGGGGCGACTACGGCATGTATCGACAATGAACTGCTGCGGGCTGTGCTGCCTCGGGTGCGGCGAAAGGTCTATACCTACGGGGCGAGCGAGGACGCGGACTTTCGGTTGGAGAGGATGGAGAAGGAAGACACCTGTCACGCTCGGTTCGAGGTGAACTATAAGGGGCTGGTGATGGGACCGTTCCGGCTGCATGTTCCGGGAAAGCACAATGTGCTGAATGCGACGGCTGCGGTGGCAATTGGGGTGCAGTTGGGAGTGGCCCCGGAGCAGATTGCGGCGGGGTTGGACAGCTTTCGTGGGGTCGACAGGCGGTTTCAGGTGAAGGGCGTGGAGCGTGGAGTGACCGTGGTGGACGATTATGGTCATCATCCGACGGAGATTGTGGCCACCCTGCAGGCGGCGCAGGAGTGCGGGTATGGGCGAGTGCTGGTGCTGTTTCAGCCGCACCGGTTTACGCGAACGCGGGATCTGATGGAGGATTTTGCCGGGGCGTTTGGGGATGCGGACGTTGTGACTGTGCTGGATATCTATGCGGCGAGTGAGGAGCCGATTGCCGGTGTGGATGCCGGAGCGCTGGTGAAAGCGATTGCGGCTGCGGGTTCGGCCAGGGTGGAGTATGCCGCGTCGATTGCGGCGGCTGTAGAGGCTGTGGTGCGCGAGGCCCGGAAGGGGGATGTGGTGCTGACTCTGGGTGCGGGGAGTGTGTCGCAGGCGGGTACGATGATTCTGGAGGGTTTGAGGAATAGTTGA
- a CDS encoding penicillin-binding transpeptidase domain-containing protein, whose translation MSRLIKSFCAILLCLGLCAGAYAKPTTRLAKRHSAGTIHTSTRATHARRGHATARNAHVRTRSKTHSVAATKVSGHTRRRNGRTVLAVRRTRHRSYERFTASSYADNLTLGDVTTGEDPVVRAAAIEALGNMNGTAVAINPDNGRILAMVNQKLALSRGAEPCSTIKLSVALAALEEGIITKDTPVNLGHGYKVNLTYALAKSINPYFEVLGRTLGFERVKHYANQFGLGELAGYHIQGEQLGVYPDEPLPEKLGGVGRMCSFGESISMTPLQLGAIVSAIANGGTLYYLQHPETPQEVADFTPKVKRTLNIAPIIPEIIPGMAGAVGSSYGTARSLRTSFSEFPVMGKTGTCSNDGTRFGWFASYANTPNGRIVTVFFLEGGRPTFGPKAAELTGQFYRALWDNSYFQPKVGVVAETNGTGGGQ comes from the coding sequence ATGTCGAGATTGATAAAGTCGTTTTGCGCTATTCTTTTATGCCTTGGCTTGTGCGCCGGAGCGTATGCGAAGCCGACGACCAGGCTTGCGAAACGTCATAGCGCGGGAACGATCCATACTTCGACCAGAGCAACGCATGCGAGACGCGGTCACGCGACGGCCAGGAATGCGCATGTTCGGACACGGAGCAAAACTCATTCGGTAGCGGCGACGAAAGTTTCGGGGCACACGCGCCGACGCAATGGGCGTACCGTGCTCGCGGTCCGGCGGACGCGGCACAGATCTTACGAACGCTTCACGGCCAGCTCTTATGCGGACAATCTGACTCTGGGGGATGTGACGACGGGCGAGGATCCAGTGGTTCGCGCGGCGGCGATTGAAGCGCTGGGCAATATGAATGGAACTGCGGTGGCGATCAATCCGGACAACGGGCGGATACTTGCCATGGTGAACCAGAAGCTGGCGCTGTCGCGGGGCGCGGAACCGTGCTCTACGATCAAGCTGTCGGTGGCGCTGGCGGCACTGGAGGAAGGCATCATCACCAAGGACACTCCGGTGAACCTTGGGCATGGCTACAAGGTGAATCTGACTTACGCTTTGGCGAAGTCGATCAACCCTTACTTCGAGGTGTTGGGGCGCACGCTCGGTTTCGAGCGGGTCAAGCATTATGCGAACCAGTTTGGGCTGGGCGAACTGGCGGGGTATCACATTCAGGGAGAGCAGTTGGGGGTCTATCCGGACGAGCCGTTGCCGGAGAAGCTGGGAGGCGTAGGCCGGATGTGCTCGTTTGGCGAGAGCATCTCGATGACTCCGTTGCAGCTTGGTGCGATCGTTTCGGCGATTGCGAACGGCGGGACGCTCTACTATTTGCAGCATCCGGAGACGCCGCAAGAGGTGGCGGACTTTACGCCGAAGGTGAAGCGGACGTTGAATATTGCGCCGATTATTCCTGAGATTATTCCGGGGATGGCGGGGGCGGTGGGTAGCTCGTATGGGACCGCAAGGTCGCTACGGACGAGCTTCAGTGAGTTTCCAGTGATGGGAAAGACCGGGACCTGCTCGAACGATGGGACGCGGTTTGGGTGGTTTGCCTCGTACGCGAATACGCCGAACGGACGGATTGTGACGGTCTTCTTTCTGGAGGGCGGTCGTCCTACGTTCGGGCCGAAGGCGGCTGAGCTGACCGGGCAGTTTTACCGGGCGCTTTGGGACAACAGCTACTTTCAGCCGAAGGTTGGAGTGGTGGCCGAAACGAACGGGACGGGCGGGGGGCAGTGA
- a CDS encoding TetR/AcrR family transcriptional regulator codes for MKTSKQPAADSSDKTRERILRAALHEFSAHGLAGARTDAIAESAKVNKALLYYYFKNKESLYAAAFEEVLDSVLKNTHAVLETKCTPGEHLLRLALNHFDRILTQHEFQSLIQQEMVRFQHGETTSMPLLATRVFSPLLKKIQATVQEGIRSGELCSVDWMQVMYSSFGPNVFYFMSAPMMRLTLSFEPFDPAIIESRRKATINFLGNALFVDRAQGAKLARRVLAAMPMPAIGNPSRLERTL; via the coding sequence ATGAAGACCTCCAAACAGCCCGCCGCCGATTCCTCTGACAAGACAAGAGAGAGAATCCTCCGCGCCGCGCTCCACGAATTCAGCGCTCATGGTCTCGCCGGGGCGCGCACCGACGCGATTGCGGAATCCGCAAAGGTCAACAAGGCCCTGCTCTACTACTACTTCAAAAACAAGGAATCGCTTTACGCCGCAGCCTTCGAAGAAGTATTGGATAGCGTTCTGAAGAACACTCATGCGGTACTCGAAACTAAGTGCACACCTGGCGAACACCTGCTGCGACTCGCGCTCAATCACTTCGACCGTATCCTTACTCAACACGAGTTCCAGAGCCTTATCCAGCAGGAGATGGTGCGCTTCCAACATGGCGAAACCACCTCGATGCCCCTGCTCGCGACCAGAGTTTTTTCACCACTGCTCAAAAAAATACAGGCGACCGTACAGGAGGGCATACGCTCTGGCGAACTATGTTCGGTCGACTGGATGCAGGTGATGTACTCCTCGTTCGGCCCAAATGTCTTTTATTTCATGAGCGCACCTATGATGCGACTCACGCTGTCTTTCGAGCCCTTCGATCCTGCTATCATCGAGTCCCGCCGTAAGGCCACCATAAATTTTCTCGGCAACGCCCTCTTCGTCGATCGCGCGCAGGGTGCGAAGCTGGCGCGCCGCGTCCTCGCAGCAATGCCCATGCCTGCAATCGGCAATCCCTCCCGACTGGAGAGAACTCTATGA